The Rhododendron vialii isolate Sample 1 chromosome 6a, ASM3025357v1 genome includes a window with the following:
- the LOC131330717 gene encoding chromatin remodeling protein EBS-like, producing MPVTTVTDPVPSHTRIQPKPLRTDLLLSLSLSTLSLAPSSPALLPSITRVSSHSQLQINSSIPRNAILCCKISSDFFVQRPPPCVCVFVSTFVALSPTIHSMAKTKPGKKDLDSYSIKGTNKVVRPGDCVLMRPSDTNKPPYVARVEKIEADHRNNVKVRVQWYYRPEESMGGRRQFHGAKELFLSDHFDVQSAHTIEGKCMVHTFKNYTKLENVGAEDYFCRFEYKASTGGFTPDRVAVYCKCEMPYNPDDLMVQCEGCKDWFHPSCMGMTIEEAKKLEHFSCSECYSDDDTKRSLNSSLVPPSSETKVEPKRRKR from the exons ATGCCTGTGACGACAGTGACCGATCCTGTTCCTAGTCACACCCGCATACAACCAAAACCCCTTCGGACcgatctcctcctctctctctctctctccacactcTCACTCGCCCCGAGTTCCCCAGCCCTTCTTCCCAGCATAACTAGGGTTTCAAGCCACAGTCAGCTCCAAATCAACTCTTCAATCCCTCGCAATGCCATTCTTTGCTGCAAAATAAGCTCGGATTTCTTTGTTCAACGCCCCCCCCCGTGTGTTTGTGTATTTGTGTCCACATTTGTAGCTCTTTCTCCGACCATACATAGCATGGCGAAGACCAAACCTGGAAAGAAAGACTTGGATTCTTACTCCATCAAAGGCACCAACAAAGTCGTCAGAC CTGGGGATTGTGTGTTGATGCGACCATCGGACACTAATAAGCCACCATATGTGGCACGTGTGGAGAAGATCGAGGCGGATCATCGGAACAACGTCAAGGTTAGGGTTCAGTGGTACTACCGGCCGGAGGAGTCGATGGGTGGGCGGAGGCAATTCCATGGAGCCAAGGAGTTGTTCTTGTCGGACCATTTCGATGTGCAAAGTGCTCACACCATAGAAGGGAAGTGCATGGTTCACACCTTCAAGAATTATACTAAGCTTGAAAACGTTGGTGCTGAGGATTACTTTTGCCGGTTTGAGTATAAGGCCTCCACCGGAGGTTTCACTCCGGATCGTGTCGCTGT GTATTGTAAGTGTGAGATGCCATATAACCCAGATGACCTCATGGTGCAATGTGAAGGGTGCAAAGACTG GTTTCATCCTTCTTGTATGGGTATGACTATTGAAGAAGCAAAAAAGTTGGAGCATTTCTCGTGTTCTGAATGTTATTCTGATGACGACACAAAAAGATCGCTAAACTCCTCCCTGGTGCCACCTTCTTCTGAGACCAAG GTGGAGCCGAAGCGAAGGAAGAGATAA
- the LOC131330719 gene encoding glycine-rich RNA-binding protein 4, mitochondrial: protein MKQSLVSAARRALSLHATTPSSNWRLFCSSPSSPSNNKLFVGGLSWSVNEKTLKDAFDSYGDVTEVRILYDKETGRSRGFGFVYFSKEDDARTAKDAMDGKAFLGRPLRINFALDKVRGAPVVVPRLPHIGDPTNRNQ, encoded by the exons ATGAAGCAGAGTTTGGTGTCCGCTGCAAGAAGAGCCCTCTCACTCCACGCCACGACCCCTTCTTCGAACTGGCGTCTCTTTTGTTCATCACCCTCTTCCCCCTCCAACAATAAACTCTTCGTCggcg GTTTGTCGTGGTCAGTGAACGAGAAGACATTGAAGGACGCTTTTGATTCTTACGGGGATGTCACTGAAG TGAGGATATTGTACGATAAGGAAACTGGAAGATCAAGAGGCTTTGGTTTTGTATACTTTTCGAAAGAAGATGATGCCAGAACCGCAAAAGATGCCATGGATGGGAAG GCGTTTTTAGGTCGACCTCTGCGGATAAACTTTGCTCTTGACAAGGTTCGAGGAGCGCCTGTTGTAGTCCCTCGCCTTCCACACATTGGAGACCCCACCAATCGCAACCAGTAA
- the LOC131330716 gene encoding uncharacterized protein LOC131330716, which produces MASIIMAPTISSFSTKTSIKEYKISHITPRKSHSIKAMRAEKPLEELYKGHSVNATREEKPLEELYNVRVERKVPPERLVELGVSGWSMWKTDKCKLPWNWHVDQFVYIEEGEVRVVPEGSHRFMRFLAGDLVRYPKWFEADLFFNGFYQERYSFRAYGDDY; this is translated from the coding sequence ATGGCGAGCATCATCATGGCTCCAACAATTAGCTCTTTCTCTACCAAAACAAGCATCAAAGAGTATAAGATTTCACATATTACTCCTCGAAAGAGTCATTCTATTAAGGCAATGAGGGCAGAGAAACCTCTGGAGGAACTGTACAAGGGTCATTCTGTTAATGCAACGAGGGAAGAGAAACCTCTGGAGGAGCTGTACAACGTGAGGGTAGAAAGGAAAGTGCCACCTGAGCGACTGGTGGAGCTCGGAGTTTCAGGATGGTCAATGTGGAAGACGGACAAGTGCAAGTTGCCATGGAACTGGCACGTCGACCAGTTCGTATACATCGAGGAAGGAGAGGTGAGGGTTGTGCCTGAAGGGAGCCATCGTTTCATGCGGTTTCTGGCCGGTGACCTTGTTCGTTACCCTAAGTGGTTCGAGGCTGATCTTTTCTTCAATGGCTTCTACCAAGAGCGTTATAGTTTCCGGGCCTATGGCGATGACTATTAG
- the LOC131330714 gene encoding serine/threonine protein phosphatase 2A 59 kDa regulatory subunit B' zeta isoform-like: MIKQILGKLPRKSSKSSHTNSNNDGPVSTPNSGKASNLGSGTSRSSNGTYAPSMSKPNQGKKSGPAVSQTGPVSNSTAYEALPSFRDVPSSEKQNLFIKKLKICCVVFDFSDPSKNIKEKDIKRQTLLELVDYISSVSSKFSEVTMQEITRMVSTNLFRTLPSNNHENKLTDMYDAEEEEQTMEPSWPHLQIVYEFLLRFVASSETDAKLAKRYIDHSFVLRLLDLFDSEDQREREYLKTILHRVYGKFMVHRPFIRKSINNIFYHFIFETEKHNGIAELLEILGSIINGFALPLKEEHKLFLVRALIPLHKPKCVAMYHQQLSYCITQFVEKDFKLADTVIRGLLKYWPITNSSKEVMFLSELEEVLEATQAAEFQRCMVPLFRQIARCLSSSHFQVAERALFLWNNDHIGNLITQNRNVILPIIFPALERNTRSHWNQAVQSLTLNVRKIFSDTDQELFDECLETFQEDEIKEKEAQQKRESTWKRLEDVAASKAVVSNEAVLVSKFASTVALATSKKSRTVST, translated from the exons ATGATTAAGCAGATACTGGGTAAGCTCCCTAGGAAATCATCCAAATCATCTCACACTAATTCTAACAATGATGGCCCGGTTTCGACTCCGAATTCTGGGAAGGCTTCAAATTTAGGGTCTGGCACGTCTCGCTCTAGCAATGGAACATATGCTCCCAGTATGAGTAAACCAAATCAAGGGAAGAAATCGGGTCCCGCGGTTTCCCAAACGGGTCCGGTATCAAATTCTACTGCGTATGAGGCTTTGCCAAGCTTCCGCGATGTTCCCAGCTCAGAAAAGCAGAATCTTTTCATTAAGAAGTTGAAAATATGTTGCGTTGTGTTCGATTTTAGTGACCCTTCAAAGAATATCAAAGAGAAGGATATAAAGCGACAGACATTGCTTGAACTTGTTGATTATATCTCCTCCGTGTCTTCGAAATTCAGTGAGGTCACAATGCAGGAAATTACAAGAATGGTTTCCACTAATTTGTTCAGAACTTTGCCATCAAACAATCATGAGAACAAGTTAACTGATATGTATGATGCCGAAGAGGAAGAACAGACTATGGAACCGTCATGGCCTCATCTTCAGATTGTGTATGAATTTCTTCTTAGATTTGTTGCTTCGTCGGAGACAGATGCCAAGCTTGCTAAGAGGTACATAGACCATTCATTCGTGTTGCGATTGCTTGACTTGTTTGATTCCGAGGATCAAAGAGAGAGGGAGTACTTGAAAACAATTCTCCACCGAGTTTATGGGAAGTTTATGGTGCATAGGCCATTCATTAGGAAATCCATCAACAATATCTTCtaccattttatttttgagacAGAGAAGCACAATGGGATAGCAGAATTGCTTGAGATATTAGGAAGTATAATTAATGGGTTTGCTTTGCCTTTAAAGGAAGAGCATAAGCTTTTCCTTGTCCGCGCTTTGATTCCACTTCATAAGCCAAAGTGTGTGGCCATGTATCATCAGCAGCTTTCGTATTGCATCACACAGTTTGTGGAGAAAGACTTCAAGCTAGCTGACACAGTGATTCGCGGTCTTTTGAAGTATTGGCCAATAACTAACAGTTCAAAGGAGGTTATGTTCCTCAGTGAATTGGAGGAAGTTCTTGAAGCCACCCAGGCTGCAGAATTTCAGCGTTGCATGGTCCCTCTTTTCCGTCAGATTGCACGCTGCCTCAGCAGCTCACATTTTCAG GTGGCTGAGCGTGCCTTGTTCCTCTGGAACAATGATCACATTGGAAATCTGATCACACAGAATCGTAATGTCATACTGCCGATAATTTTCCCAGCCTTAGAGAGAAACACAAGAAGTCACTGGAACCAAGCTGTTCAGAGCCTGACACTGAATGTGAGAAAGATATTTTCAGATACTGACCAAGAACTGTTTGATGAATGCCTCGAAACATTTCAAGAAGATGAGATTAAGGAAAAAGAGGCTCAGCAGAAGCGCGAATCAACATGGAAGCGTTTGGAAGATGTGGCAGCCTCCAAGGCTGTTGTAAGCAATGAAGCTGTACTAGTATCTAAGTTCGCTTCTACTGTTGCCTTGGCTACCAGCAAAAAATCGCGAACTGTAAGTACTTGA
- the LOC131330722 gene encoding uncharacterized protein LOC131330722, giving the protein MNAFKAYKACVPVEWSSNLCVTLVRGIPGTRRLHRRTLEALRLRKCNRTVMRWNTPTVRGMLQQVKRLVVIETEEMYKARKQEGAKHLALGSPLVVTHLPASVSNYSE; this is encoded by the exons ATGAATGCATTCAAGGCTTACAAAGCATGTGTACCTGTTGAATGGAGCTCCAACTTATGCGTAACCTTGGTGAGGGGTATTCCCGGAACCAGGAGACTGCACAGGCGTACATTAGAGGCGTTACGCCTTCGCAAGTGCAATCGAACTGTCATGAGGTGGAACACCCCGACTGTCAGAGGAATGCTTCAACAG GTTAAAAGATTGGTTGTGATTGAGACTGAGGAGATGTATAAAGCCCGTAAACAGGAGGGGGCAAAACACCTGGCTCTTGGTTCCCCGTTGGTTGTCACTCACCTCCCTGCTTCTGTAAGTAATTACTCCGAGTGA
- the LOC131330720 gene encoding pyrophosphate--fructose 6-phosphate 1-phosphotransferase subunit beta-like, producing the protein MSSSSASNGSATASNPPPGRLASGYSELQESRLNVDLPLPSVLKNSIDVVDGPSSSAAGNPDEIAKLFPNLFGQPSAILVPGSLPKAALDERLKIGVVLSGGQAPGGHNVICGIFDYLQGRTNGSTLYGFKGGPAGIMKCKYIELTTEFIHPYRNQGGFDMICSGRDKIETPEQFQQAEETALKLDLDGLVVIGGDDSNTNACLLAEYFRSKNLKSHVIGCPKTIDGDLKCKEVPTSFGFDTACKIYAEMIGNVMIDARSTGKYYHFVRLMGRAASHITLECALQTHPNITIIGEEVAAKKETLKNVTDYITDIICKRAELGYNYGVILIPEGLIDFIPEVQLLIAELNEILAHDDVDKSGVWKKKLRSQSLQLFELLPQAIQEQLLLERDPHGNVQVAKIETEKMLIQMVETELENRRNAGSYDKQFNGQSHFFGYEGRCGLPSNFDANYCYALGYAAGALLHSGKTGLISSVGNLGAPVEEWTVGGTPLTSLMDVERRHGKFKPVIKKAMVELEGAPFKKFASVREEWAIKNRYFNPGPLQFSGPTANETNHTLMLELGAQA; encoded by the exons ATGTCATCGTCGTCCGCCTCCAACGGCAGCGCCACCGCCTCAAATCCACCACCCGGCCGTCTCGCCTCCGGCTACAGCGAGCTCCAGGAGAGCCGTCTCAACGTCGACCTCCCTCTCCCTTCCGTCCTCAAAAACTCCATCGACGTCGTTGACGGTCCCTCAAGTTCCGCCGCCGGCAACCCAG ATGAGATCGCAAAACTGTTTCCAAACTTATTCGGACAGCCGTCAGCGATTCTGGTTCCCGGTAGTTTACCAAAGGCGGCGCTGGATGAGAGATTGAAAATCGGCGTTGTCCTCTCAGGAGGGCAGGCTCCTGGGGGCCACAATGTGATTTGCGGAATTTTTG ATTATTTACAGGGTAGGACCAATGGTAGCACATTGTACGGGTTCAAGGGCGGTCCAGCTGGGATTATGAAGTGCAAATATATAGAGCTAACAACAGAGTTTATTCATCCTTACAGAAATCAG GGTGGCTTTGATATGATTTGCAGCGGCAGGGACAAGATTGAGACTCCTGAACAG TTTCAGCAAGCTGAAGAGACAGCATTGAAGCTTGATTTAGATGGGCTTGTTGTCATTGGTGGAGATGACTCAAATACAAATGCTTGCCTTCTTGCAGAGTACTTCAG gagtaaaaatttgaaaagccATGTTATTGGATGTCCAAAAACTATTGATGGCGACTTGAAGTGCAAGGAGGTTCCCACAAGTTTCGGGTTTGATACTGCATGCAAG ATATATGCAGAAATGATTGGGAATGTCATGATAGATGCTCGTTCCACGGGAAAATACTATCATT TTGTAAGGCTTATGGGTCGTGCGGCTTCTCACATAACATTGGAGTGTGCTTTGCAGACTCACCCAAACATCACCATCATTGGAGAAGAG GTTGCTGCCAAGAAGGAGACACTCAAGAATGTCACAGACTACATCACTGATATAATCTGCAAACGAGCGGAACTTGGATATAACTATGGTGTCATACTTATACCGGAGGGTCTTATTGATTTTATTCCAGAG GTACAACTCCTCATTGCAGAGCTTAATGAAATCCTAGCCCATGATGATGTTGATAAATCTGGTGtgtggaaaaagaaactcaGAAGCCAATCTCTGCAGCTTTTTGAGCTTTTACCACAAGCAATTCAGGAGCAACTGCTCCTCGAACGAGATCCGCATGGGAATGTGCAG GTTGCCAAGatagaaacagaaaaaatgCTTATTCAAATGGTGGAGACTGAATTGGAAAACAGAAGGAATGCAGGTTCATATGATAAGCAGTTCAATGGGCAGTCCCACTTTTTTGG ATACGAGGGTAGATGTGGTTTGCCTTCAAATTTTGACGCTAATTACTGCTATGCGTTGGGTTATGCTGCTGGGGCACTCCTCCATTCTGGGAAGACTGGACTGATTTCTTCG GTGGGAAATTTGGGTGCTCCAGTTGAGGAATGGACAGTGGGTGGCACGCCATTGACATCCTTGATGGATGTGGAGAGAAGGCATG GAAAGTTTAAGCCAGTGATTAAGAAGGCAATGGTGGAACTTGAAG GTGCACCTTTCAAGAAATTTGCATCCGTGCGGGAGGAATGGGCCATCAAGAATCGATATTTCAATCCAG GTCCACTTCAGTTTTCTGGCCCAACGGCGAACGAAACAAATCATACACTTATGCTGGAGCTAGGAGCACAAGCTTAG
- the LOC131330718 gene encoding plant UBX domain-containing protein 4-like, with amino-acid sequence MENQAEEDPHHSDLITTFCSIASSTRDEALFFLESHNFDLDSAVSTFLETTAPAAAATPQQPLSPSASLSPSSSPSRSRSPSPPPSLLRPPPPSRYGLRPRQDKKKASASRAAGGIRTLSDLNNRAGRDGSGSDSDDGPQEYYTGGEKSGMLVQDPSKANNVDAIFAQARQVGAVEGPPDHLRPSSSSRSFAGTGRLLSGESVSSTPQPPEAVTHNITFWRNGFTVDDGPLRRLDDPENASFLQSIAKSECPKELVPADRKTTVQVQLMRKEENCPIPEKRVPTFQGMGRTLGSSSTSTEPTEATTTTLTTAPAPAMGLVVVDTLPSTSIQLRLADGTRMVSRFNYHHTVRDIRAFIDASRPGGVRTYQLQTVGFPPKQLTDLDQSIEQAGLANSVVIQKH; translated from the exons ATGGAAAACCAAGCAGAAGAAGACCCTCACCACTCCGACCTAATCACCACATTCTGCTCCATCGCCTCCTCCACCCGCGACGAAGCCCTCTTCTTCCTCGAAAGCCACAACTTCGACCTCGACTCCGCCGTCTCCACCTTCCTCGAAACCACCGCCCCCGCCGCCGCCGCTACTCCGCAACAACCCCTCTCTCcttccgcctctctctctccttcctcgtCCCCGTCTCGCTCCCGCTCCCCGTCCCCGCCGCCCTCTCTCCTCCGCCCCCCGCCTCCCAGCCGGTACGGTCTCCGGCCCCGGCAGGACAAGAAGAAGGCCTCTGCGAGTCGTGCCGCGGGTGGGATACGGACGCTTTCGGATCTGAATAATCGTGCGGGTAGGGATGGGTCCGGCAGTGACTCTGATGATGGGCCTCAGGAGTACTACACTGGTGGGGAGAAGAG TGGAATGCTCGTCCAAGATCCATCAAAGGCCAATAATGTGGATGCCATCTTCGCTCAAGCTAGACAAGTAGGAGCTGTAGAAGGACCTCCTGATCACCTTCGCCCGTCATCAAGCTCAAGAAGCTTTGCTGGAACAGGGAGATTGCTTTCAGGAGAGAGCGTGTCATCTACTCCCCAGCCGCCTGAAGCTGTCACACACAATATCACTTTCTGGAGGAATGGATTTACAGTAGATGATGGTCCATTGCGGAGGTTGGATGATCCTGAAAACGCTTCCTTTCTGCAG AGCATTGCAAAATCGGAGTGTCCCAAAGAACTTGTGCCAGCAGATAGGAAAACCACCGTCCAAGTCCAACTGAtgaggaaagaagaaaattgcCCT ATACCAGAGAAGCGCGTTCCGACATTTCAGGGCATGGGAAGAACTTTAGGCAGCAGCTCCACATCCACGGAACCGACTGAGGCTACCACCACTACCCTCACAACTGCTCCAGCCCCGGCCATGGGTCTAGTTGTGGTTGATACATTGCCTTCTACCTCAATTCAGCTGAGGTTAGCAGATGGCACACGAATGGTTTCACGCTTCAACTACCACCATACCGTAAGGGATATCCGCGCCTTCATCGATGCTTCAAGGCCTGGGGGGGTGAGGACCTATCAACTGCAGACAGTTGGATTCCCTCCCAAACAGCTAACTGATCTAGACCAGTCTATTGAACAGGCTGGACTGGCCAATTCTGTTGTGATCCAGAAGCACTAG